The window TCAACGATGACCCCAAAGAGAGGGAAAAAATCGTCACCTATCTGCGAAATATTGATTCGGTTGATGATATGGATCTCATCATCGCTTTGGGAATGGCAAAAGAGGGATTTGACTGGCCGTATTGCGAACACGCTCTCACGGTAGGGTATCGTAGCTCACTCACTGAGATTATTCAAATCATCGGTCGAGCTACTCGTGACAGTGATAACAAAATCCATGCCCAATTTACCAATCTCATCGCCCAACCTGATGCGACCGATGCGTCAGTCAAACTCTCGGTCAATAATATGCTCAAAGCGATCACGGCTTCATTGCTGATGGAGCAGGTTTTGGCTCCGAATTTCAAATTTAAACCTCGAGCCGATAACGACACCGAGCCGAATCAACCCGGAGAGATGAAGATCAGAGGGTTTAAAAAACCAACCAGTAAAAGAGTTCAGGACATCATCGAATCTGACCTAAATGATCTAAAAGCGACGATTTTACAAGATGATGCGATGCTCAAAGCAATGCCAGGGAATGTCGATCCCGAAGTGATCAGCAAAGTCCTCATTCCGAAAATCATCAAAGTCAAATATCCCGACCTTTCCGAAGATGAAGTCGAACAACTTAGACAGCACGTAGTTACCGATTCGGTCATTAAAAACGGAGAGATCAAAGAGAGCGGCGGTAAGCAATTCATCTCTATGGCAGGGAAATTCGTCAATATCGATGATTTGCATATCGATCTGATTGATAGCATCAATCCATTTCAAAGAGCTTTTGAAATCCTCTCAAAATCGGTGACGACTCAAGTGCTAAAACTCATCCAAGAGTCCATCGAAGCGACACGGATTCAAATGAGCGAAGAAGAAGCGATTGTCCTATGGCCGAAGATCAATGCGTTTATCAAAGAGAAAGGTGTTCAGCCGGATATCAACTCGTTTGACCCGCTTGAAAAACGCCTCGCTGAAGCAATCGTTTATCTCAAAGACCTCAAACGGAAGATGCAAGCCTAATGGATAATACTCTCAAGCTCCTCGAAATTTTTGCCAATGACCCGTTGGGACTTTTGGAAGTCAAACCCGCTTCCTCTCCGGCACGAAACGAAGATGAACGACTAGTCGCTTCATTCGAAGAAATAAACGATTTTGTCGATAAACACCAAAGAGAGCCGCAAAAAAATATGAAAGAGATGCAGGAAATACAACTTTTTTCAAGACTCAAAGGGTTGCGTGAAAATCCCGAAAAAATGGAATCACTCCGTCACCATGACCGACACAATTTATTTCCGACCGAGGGTGTGGTCGAAGTCAATTCCATAGAGGATATTTTGAACGGGGATATGTTCGGGATTTTGGATGATGCGGAGGATATTTTTACCCTCAAACACGTTCCACAAGATAGAGAACAAGCCGAACTAGTTGCAAGACGAGAATCGTGCAAAGAGTTTGAAAAATACGAGCACCTTTTTAAAGAGTGTCAGGCTGATTTAAAAGGCGGAAAACGCAAATTGATTAAATTCAATGAACGTTTTTTAGAAGAAGGGAACTTTTTTATTCTCAAAGGTGTGATGGTTTATTTAGCAAAAATCCATGAAGCTAAAAAAGATAAATTTCAAAAACTTGACGGTCGTACACTCTGTATTTTTGAAAACGGAACACAGTCGAATATGCTTATGCGTTCATTGGGAAAAGGACTTTTCGATGATGGATATGCTATCAGTCAACACGAAGACAAAGTGATGGATAAATTAGCCGGTATTGCTGATGAAGATGAATCGACAGGTTATATTTATATTCTGAAATCCAAAAGCACAAAAAGCGAAATCCAATCTTATGAACACCTCTATAAAATTGGTTTTTCAAAAGTGGATGTCAAAGAACGGATCAAAAATGCCGAAAATGAACCAACCTATCTGATGGCTCCGGTTACTATCGTCAGCGCATTTGAGTGCTATAACATGAACCCGCAAAAATTAGAGCAATTACTTCATCGATTTTTTGGAGAGGCGTGTTTAAATATCGATATTTATGACCATGAAGGACAACGCCATATGCCGAGAGAATGGTTCATCGCTCCGTTGGACATTATCGAAAAATCAATAGAGATGATTTTAACGGGCGATGTATTGGATTATCGATATGACAGTGAACGTCAGATGATTGTGGGGAGATAGCAGGGAAGTATCAATATTCAGTCATGTTGAAACTGCAAAAGGCCTTCTCTTGAAACTGTAGGTAAGGCTTTAATGTTTTTTCAATTTTTTTAATTCATTTCTTTCGGCTTTTCTCCTTAAAGATCGAGGAAGTTTTGACGCAGAATACTTTTTCCTCTCTGCTTCCAAATGAAGTTGGTAATCTCGGAACATATCTCCGCCAAGCTGTGCAATATTTGGACGCTTTTTAATACCTTTTTTAATCAGCTCATCAACTGCATCATATTCTTTGTAAATTTCCATGCAATATTCATTATAATCGAATTTAAGAGGATTGGGCATAGTAATAGTTGTGCTGTCTTTTAACGTGAAGCTTGGTAGTAAAAGTTTTTTAAAATCAAATTTAAAACTTTTATACAAATGGGCTTTCTTGGTATTATTGTCTCCAATTGCCTTTAGGGGATTGTGGTAATTGATAGATTTTAAATGCTCCAGCAGGGTTTCAAGATCTAATGTATACATTTTTTCAACAAATTCAGGAGCCGATTCATCATTAGTTATTATTCTTAACAGTTTTGCTAATTCCAAATCTATATCAAAATCTATACTTTCTTCATGCCCACTTGCAAGCCATTGAATAAACATAAGGAAAAACGATGCCCTGCTAGAACCACGCGCATGATCGTGAATTAAAAAACTTGCAAATTTTTCGTTTGCTTTAAAAACATCTTGAATATAAAAACGACTAATCTTGCCAAAAAGAAATATGGGCATATTTAATACTAATTTAGCAACAGAACTGACAATTTCCAATACTTTAAAATTATCTAAGCGAGGAAAAACTTGTAAAGTATGTCGAATCATTATTGTATATTCTGACATCTCGCAATTATTGACGTCATTTTCAAGCTGCTGATTAAGTTTTTGGAGTTCGTCAGTTTTATCTATATCTTCGCATCTGTCTATAATATTGCGTTGAAACAAAATTTCTTGAGCATATGCATTAGCTTCAATGATGGCCAACATGCTTAAGGGTATTTGACAAATAGGATCTCCAATAGGTCTTCTATTTGCATCATATATGACACGAGCTTTATCATACAAAACATATTCTACGTAGACGCCCAGAGCCTCGTCATGGTTCAACCGGTAGCCTACGGTAGTAGAATTATCAATTTTTTTATCAGATTTTTTGATTAAATCATGAAGTCTTTTCTCTGCGAGATTCATGCAAAATACTTCATATCTATTATCTATATCTTCCGGCGATCTTTTTTCATATATAGTATTGTATAGATTCAGTGTTCGTATATTGTATTCTATGCCCCAAAGCGTGGTAGAATGGTCTAAAAAATGTGTGTACTCATGCCATAAAATGGAATGAATATTTTTCATAATATTGAAATCATTTTTACTTAGCTTTTCTGATGCTCCTATAGACAATGTGCGTTCTATTTCTTGTTGAAAATGGGCTCCATATTTATACAGTTCAATTTGATATGAAAAATGGTTATAAGTAGCTACATTTGATGCTTCATGATAATGTTGTCGGCTGATTTTTAAGTTCATTCTTGATCGTTTTTGAATTCGCCTGGCGAGAAATAACTCATTTCTTCGTCAGAAAGAGTTACTGTAACATTTCTTTTTGAATCGACTTTATATTTTCCCTTGACTCTTATTAGTCCGAGATCTACGCCTTCCATGATTCCAGAAGATGAATCTGGCCAAACTTCATTCGGTAGACCTTCTACGCCCAACCTAAGGCTATCCCAGATTAAAGTAATATATGATGGTCCGCCATCGAATGATGAAGAAACAATACCAACCAATCGCCCATCTTCGTTGAATACGGGTCCCCCGCTCATTCCGCCATATGTTTCCATATTAACTTCAATACAAGGCGATGGCATTCTCTCTCCTCTGCCATGGGGAAAACAATTTGTAACAAGTCCTGAAGAAATAAGAGGGGTTAGTAGTTTATTGTTGCCCTCAACGGTACCGTTACGAAACCCAATGGCCCAAAGCCTAGTTCCTGGCAACGGTAAGCATAGTTCCATTGGAATAAGAGACAGAGGATATTCTAGGTGTGCTTCAGAATGAAGATCGCATGAGACAATTGAGAGATCAGAAACTATTTTATTGTTTTTATCCCACGAATGATTTTTACTGGGGCCTGAGCAAGTTACAGTCGCGGTTGGCAACCATGCCCTTGCTTTACCTTCAGGCAAATACGACAAAAAAACCGGTCCAGAATCAGAAGTAGGGAACTCCTTGAGTACGTGTGTGGCTGTTAAAAGCATGCCAGGTCCAATAATAATTCCACTTCCAACATTTTGAAGTTTTTCACCAAAAAAACCTGAGATAGAAACTATTGAATTGCTTACTTGGTGTAAACTATCCAATGAACCTATTCCATCATCACTTGTAAAGGCTGGGCGTCCCCATTCCAGCTTCATCTCAGCTAACTCTGCATTTTTTGCGGTAATCTCTACTCTATGCACGTGCAGCCCTGTTCTATATTTTGTGGTTCTCAGTATATCTCAGATATGCGTGATTTTGCAAACCTTTAAAGTCAAATGATATTCCGGATGAGAATAAATATAAAGCTAAGAAAATGACTTATAAGCGCAACTTCAGGACTTATGACAACTTAAGAAGGGCCGTAGTTGTCATGTGGAAAAATCGATTTCTCTGGCTTATTGTCTGAAATGTATGTGAGTCGAGTGGATAATATAGCCCATTCTCTATGCTTTTTCCTTGATAGCCTCTGCAATTTTTTTTGTGATGCTTCTGACTTCACTGAACCTTTTGTGAAGAATTTCCATTGTGTAGGCTGTGATATAATTATTGGGGTTGAAATACGTGTCAGTACTGCTAGTGCCAGAGTGTCCCATTTTACGGGCAGTGATCATTTTGGTAATTTCTACAATATTTTTACGTGTTCCTCCGCCGATTTCAATGGAGTTGAGCTTTTCGTCTTGTGCTAGCGTCAAATATGCGGCAGATGCCATAAGAGTGCCAAACATATGTCTAAGCAGGTGGAAGCCTCCTTCTAACTGTAGTTCGCTATACTGGGGATACCTCGCCTTTATTGCTTCGATGTCTGTCTTTAGACCTGAATATGCTTCTGTTGGAAGTAAGCGTTTGCCGGTCGAGGTTTGAAAGACAAAGGGATTATTTTTCCTATGTGTGGTTGGCGTATTATTGCGGACCTTTAAATAAGTCTCAAAGAACATATCCTTCCACTCGTCAAATATGAAAAAAAGATATCCTTCGTCATCGCCTATGCTTGGAATTTCACCTGTCTTCCACCTGATTAGTGAAT of the Sulfuricurvum sp. genome contains:
- a CDS encoding DEAD/DEAH box helicase gives rise to the protein MQNIVDVTYAQTGESTSVNQYGMRQMQERAYAARNAQYLLLKAPPASGKSRALMFVALDKLINQGIKKVIVAVPERSIGGSFGTTNLMMHGFYADWEPNPIYNLCIPGGEGSKVEAFKTFLDSGEKILICTHSTLRFAFEQLVESKFNGTLLAIDEFHHVSVDGDSRLGELLRSIMTKSNAHIIAMTGSYFRGDSIPILLPEDESKFTKVTYNYYEQLNGYDYLKSLGIGYHFYQGKYTTAIGEILDTDKKTILHIPNVNSGESTKDKHKEVDTILDIIGVVERVDEDGVIYVKRHGDGKIIKVADLVNDDPKEREKIVTYLRNIDSVDDMDLIIALGMAKEGFDWPYCEHALTVGYRSSLTEIIQIIGRATRDSDNKIHAQFTNLIAQPDATDASVKLSVNNMLKAITASLLMEQVLAPNFKFKPRADNDTEPNQPGEMKIRGFKKPTSKRVQDIIESDLNDLKATILQDDAMLKAMPGNVDPEVISKVLIPKIIKVKYPDLSEDEVEQLRQHVVTDSVIKNGEIKESGGKQFISMAGKFVNIDDLHIDLIDSINPFQRAFEILSKSVTTQVLKLIQESIEATRIQMSEEEAIVLWPKINAFIKEKGVQPDINSFDPLEKRLAEAIVYLKDLKRKMQA
- a CDS encoding GIY-YIG nuclease family protein; its protein translation is MDNTLKLLEIFANDPLGLLEVKPASSPARNEDERLVASFEEINDFVDKHQREPQKNMKEMQEIQLFSRLKGLRENPEKMESLRHHDRHNLFPTEGVVEVNSIEDILNGDMFGILDDAEDIFTLKHVPQDREQAELVARRESCKEFEKYEHLFKECQADLKGGKRKLIKFNERFLEEGNFFILKGVMVYLAKIHEAKKDKFQKLDGRTLCIFENGTQSNMLMRSLGKGLFDDGYAISQHEDKVMDKLAGIADEDESTGYIYILKSKSTKSEIQSYEHLYKIGFSKVDVKERIKNAENEPTYLMAPVTIVSAFECYNMNPQKLEQLLHRFFGEACLNIDIYDHEGQRHMPREWFIAPLDIIEKSIEMILTGDVLDYRYDSERQMIVGR
- a CDS encoding serine protease; the protein is MHRVEITAKNAELAEMKLEWGRPAFTSDDGIGSLDSLHQVSNSIVSISGFFGEKLQNVGSGIIIGPGMLLTATHVLKEFPTSDSGPVFLSYLPEGKARAWLPTATVTCSGPSKNHSWDKNNKIVSDLSIVSCDLHSEAHLEYPLSLIPMELCLPLPGTRLWAIGFRNGTVEGNNKLLTPLISSGLVTNCFPHGRGERMPSPCIEVNMETYGGMSGGPVFNEDGRLVGIVSSSFDGGPSYITLIWDSLRLGVEGLPNEVWPDSSSGIMEGVDLGLIRVKGKYKVDSKRNVTVTLSDEEMSYFSPGEFKNDQE